Part of the Synechococcus sp. HK01-R genome is shown below.
TTTGGCAGTGACCGTGTGGGTGGTGGGCCTGTTGGATAGTCTCAGTCGCCCCTCAGTGGCGCCGGCCCTGTCCCTCCAGCAGCAGGAGATGGCTTTGCTGGCCGGATCCGCCTTGCCGGATCCGCTGCGCTCCCTCTTGGTCGGCAGCGATCCGGCGGCCACCCTTCGGGATGCTCTAAGAGAGATCCCTCTCGATCGACTGGACGATCGGCAGCGTCTTTTGCTGGCGTCCCTTGAGGCTGACTCAGACAAACGGCGACTTGTGCTGGCACCACCGCTCGGCAGTCCTGACCTGCAACCACTGCAGCGGGCTCTGGTGGATGACACGCAGTCCGCACAGTTGTCGGTGTCGGAGCGAGATCTCCTTGCGGACCCCAAGGCCGATCCACTCCTGCGGGAGTTGAGTTGTCTGGCGCTTGGTGGCACCACCGTTGATTGTCGGCAGCAGGCCATCGCCAGGGCCGTCGCCCGTCGTCTGGTCCTAGCGGAATTGCTGCCCTTGCTCGCTCTGGTGCTTGGTGCCGGCCTGCTGCTGCGTCATCTGTGGCTGCTCTGGCGGGGGGGGATCAACCCTTGGCCAATGCTCACGGCTCCGCCTCTGACGCTCGTTGACATGGTGCTCCTGGTGGCGGGTGGTTTCGTCGTGCTCGGGGAGGTGCTTCTGCCCCTGGTGGTGAGTCCGGTGACGGCGGCGCTGTCGCGGGGGTTGGCTCCTCCCCTCAGTCAGGCGGTGTCGGTGCTGTTGGGTTACGCCGCCCTGGCCCTGCCTCCTTTGGTGATCATCCGCCAGCAGCTCAAGGGTGTGGACCCGGCCACGAGGCCGGAGTTTGGTTGGCTGCAGTGGCGCCTCCGTCCTGCGGGGACGTCCGTGATCCAGGGGGGACGGGCCTGGCTCATGGTGATGCCACCGGTGGTGTTCACGGGTTGGCTGATGGGGCGTCTTCTCGGCGATCAGGGGGGCAGCAATCCCCTGCTCGAACTTGTGCTGCGCAGCCAGGATCCGCTTGCGCTGATCTTGCTGGCCACCACGGCCATCGTGCTGGCTCCGCTGTTTGAGGAGACCGTCTTCCGGGGGGTGCTGCTGCCGGTGCTTGTGCGTTATCTCGGCCGCGGCTGGGGTGTGTTTCTCAGCGGTCTTGTTTTTGCAGTTGCGCATCTGAGCATCGGGGAGTTGCCACCATTGCTCGTACTTGGTCTGGGGTTGGCGTTGCTGCGTCTCAGCAGCGGTCGTCTGTTGCCCTGTGTGGTCATGCACGCCTTCTGGAACGGCGCCACTTTCCTCAATCTGATCCTGCTGGGTGGCTAGCCCAAAGGCCCTGTGATGATCCGGTGTCTGCCGCTTGCAGCAGCCTGTCTCAGGTGGTTCACTGGCGCATTGGTTGGCAGCTGCCGTGACCGCCGTTCCCCAGCCCAGAGAGACTGCCCATGAGCGCAGTCGCGCTAACGCGGCGCTTGAGCTGATTCAGGGCTCTATGTCAGCCCAGAAGGTGGCCCGGCGTTCCCCCTTGCTGGCTAGTTGTCATCGTGCAGCTGATGGGGGCTTGCTCGGCGTGTTCCTGGCTGTGGTCGTGCTGAGTGGCCTCACCCTTCATTGGCAGCACCGCTGGACCATGGCGTTCCGCCAGCT
Proteins encoded:
- a CDS encoding CPBP family intramembrane glutamic endopeptidase, whose translation is MTTPPLGRTTPVKGFLAVLSLLLAVTVWVVGLLDSLSRPSVAPALSLQQQEMALLAGSALPDPLRSLLVGSDPAATLRDALREIPLDRLDDRQRLLLASLEADSDKRRLVLAPPLGSPDLQPLQRALVDDTQSAQLSVSERDLLADPKADPLLRELSCLALGGTTVDCRQQAIARAVARRLVLAELLPLLALVLGAGLLLRHLWLLWRGGINPWPMLTAPPLTLVDMVLLVAGGFVVLGEVLLPLVVSPVTAALSRGLAPPLSQAVSVLLGYAALALPPLVIIRQQLKGVDPATRPEFGWLQWRLRPAGTSVIQGGRAWLMVMPPVVFTGWLMGRLLGDQGGSNPLLELVLRSQDPLALILLATTAIVLAPLFEETVFRGVLLPVLVRYLGRGWGVFLSGLVFAVAHLSIGELPPLLVLGLGLALLRLSSGRLLPCVVMHAFWNGATFLNLILLGG